From the Musa acuminata AAA Group cultivar baxijiao chromosome BXJ3-7, Cavendish_Baxijiao_AAA, whole genome shotgun sequence genome, one window contains:
- the LOC108953388 gene encoding transcription factor WRKY45-1-like — protein MKGGNTPHAEAAALSPCARRAAIQDISRAHELTSQLQAVLLHLPAGSWSQLGQDMAKQILQLTTSALSTLQFCGCGASDDGGTGNCSGELSKSSEGRDGLHGRQTRRKNKTSTKVKTTVPYEDGYQWRKYGQKTINDAMYPRCYYKCTYRDEQGCPATKTVQQQDSYADPPTFMVEYSMKHTCKTPQTIFPVLMVESSPQKASLHGSDSTGSSDLQDLHLSPPSSVVTHSESHDKCSSSNEQEQPCQHEVLITVNTLDELDMESMDLFMGNFDGWFCVE, from the exons ATGAAGGGGGGGAACACACCGCATGCCGAAGCCGCAGCGCTGTCGCCATGTGCCCGTCGCGCGGCGATCCAAGACATCAGTCGAGCGCATGAACTCACGAGCCAACTGCAAGCTGTTCTCCTGCACTTGCCTGCTGGTAGCTGGTCGCAGCTGGGACAAGACATGGCGAAGCAGATACTGCAGCTCACCACCTCCGCTCTCTCCACCCTCCAATTCTGCGGCTGTGGGGCATCCGACGACGGCGGAACTGGCAATTGTTCCGGCGAACTGAGCAAGAGCTCGGAGGGAAGGGATGGGCTTCATGGCCGTCAGACAAG GAGGAAGAACAAAACATCGACCAAGGTTAAGACGACTGTGCCCTATGAGGATGGCTATCAATGGAGGAAGTATGGGCAGAAAACTATCAACGATGCAATGTATCCGAG GTGCTACTACAAGTGCACTTACAGGGACGAGCAAGGATGCCCGGCGACGAAGACAGTGCAGCAACAGGATAGCTATGCCGACCCACCCACTTTCATGGTGGAGTACAGCATGAAACACACCTGCAAAACCCCCCAGACCATCTTCCCCGTACTGATGGTGGAATCCTCCCCACAGAAAGCCTCCCTCCATGGCAGCGATTCCACCGGATCATCGGACTTGCAGGACCTGCACCTTTCTCCTCCCTCGTCGGTCGTCACCCATAGCGAGAGCCACGACAAGTGCTCGTCAAGCAATGAACAAGAACAGCCATGTCAACACGAAGTCTTGATCACAGTAAATACGCTTGACGAATTGGATATGGAGTCGATGGATCTGTTCATGGGAAACTTTGATGGATGGTTCTGCGTTGAATGA